One window of the Zea mays cultivar B73 chromosome 3, Zm-B73-REFERENCE-NAM-5.0, whole genome shotgun sequence genome contains the following:
- the LOC103651804 gene encoding probable cadmium/zinc-transporting ATPase HMA1, chloroplastic yields the protein MYLFDTPFPILQVSAALDALVNIADGRINIHVLMALAAFASIFMGNALEGGLLLAMFNLAHIAEEYFTSKSMFDVRELKENHPEFALLLETSGEESVQFSNLSYTKVPVHDLEVGSHILVRAGEMVRKILSF from the exons ATGTACCTGTTTGACACTCCTTTCCCCATATTGCAGGTTTCTGCAGCGCTTGATGCTCTTGTAAATATTGCAGACGGTAGAATAAATATTCATGTCCTCATGGCTCTTGCAGCATTTGCTTCTATATTTATGGGAAATGCATTGGAGGGTGGCCTGCTTCTTGCAATGTTTAATTTGGCTCATATTG CTGAAGAGTATTTTACAAGTAAGTCAATGTTTGACGTGAGGGAACTGAAGGAAAATCATCCAGAATTTGCTTTGTTGTTAGAAACAAGTGGAGAAGAATCTGTACAGTTTTCAAATCTAAGTTACACCAAGGTTCCTGTGCACGATCTTGAAGTGGGTTCTCATATCTTGGTTAGAGCTGGCGAG ATGGTTAGAAAAATTCTCTCATTTTAG